The sequence GAAAACCACAAATGACAAGAATAAATATGGATGTAGTAGAGTATCTATTTAAAAATAGGATATATGATGGAGAATATTTATTTTGGGATGAAAAATGTAACCCAAAATCTATTATTAGAAAAGTAGAGTGGCAAATACAAAAAGCTTGTGATATGGAAAATATTAATAGTGAGTTTATCTCTACCCACAGTTTTAGAAAAACTTTTGCAACTGACGCTTATAATAGAACTAAGGATATAGTTGTAGTTCAAGAATTACTTAATCATAGTAGTGCTGCTGTAACTCAAAGATATATTCGTATTAATAAAGAAAAAGTAGATGAAACTAGAGAAAAAACAGCAATAGGATTTAAGGCTATATAGAAAAGATTACTTAATATAATATTATTTTATAATTCTTATTATAGGATTATATTACTATAAAATAATAAAAAAATATTTTTATATTTTAAACTTTAATAAAATACAGATAAATTCTTAAATTGATAAAAAATACCTTCAAGAACTTATCTGTATTTCTTTTTTTATTATTTCATATTCTTTAACATTTCTTTTACTATTTTTGCAGAGTTATTAGCTGCTATTTGTACAAATTCATCATATGTTATTTCAGCTTCTCCATCAGCTTTATCTGAAAG is a genomic window of uncultured Fusobacterium sp. containing:
- a CDS encoding tyrosine-type recombinase/integrase, producing MANKVTRTLSEEEIIKIFRYLTIDVKQMLFLQLNTGLRISDIILLKQKDIMFGKLEIKERKTGKPQMTRINMDVVEYLFKNRIYDGEYLFWDEKCNPKSIIRKVEWQIQKACDMENINSEFISTHSFRKTFATDAYNRTKDIVVVQELLNHSSAAVTQRYIRINKEKVDETREKTAIGFKAI